Proteins encoded within one genomic window of Mycolicibacterium monacense:
- a CDS encoding 1-acyl-sn-glycerol-3-phosphate acyltransferase, with the protein MNAPDTEPSAITKWDPALTEQLMGLIRPVIKGWHRAEVRGLDQFPAGGALVVANHSGGLFAMDVPVFATDFYAKFGYDRPVYTLSHDILFAGPTGDLFKRTGFIPASHENADKALRAGGVVVVFPGGDYDVYRPTASENTIDFGGRTGYVRAALNAGVPIVPSVSIGGQENQLFLSRGEWLAKAVRLDKLLRVKILPISFGFPFGFSAVLPVNLPLPTKIVTQVLTPIDITAEFGEDPNVDEVDAHVRQVMQRALDELAAERRLPVIG; encoded by the coding sequence GTGAACGCGCCTGACACCGAGCCGTCGGCCATCACGAAATGGGACCCGGCCCTGACCGAACAGTTGATGGGTCTGATCCGCCCGGTGATAAAGGGCTGGCACCGCGCCGAGGTACGTGGACTCGACCAGTTCCCGGCCGGTGGCGCGCTGGTGGTGGCAAACCACTCGGGTGGGCTGTTCGCCATGGACGTGCCCGTGTTCGCCACCGACTTCTACGCGAAGTTCGGCTACGACCGACCGGTCTACACGCTCAGCCACGACATCCTCTTCGCCGGTCCAACCGGCGACTTGTTCAAACGAACCGGGTTCATTCCAGCCAGCCATGAGAACGCCGACAAGGCCTTGCGCGCAGGTGGCGTCGTCGTGGTGTTCCCCGGCGGCGACTACGACGTGTACCGGCCGACCGCCTCGGAGAACACGATCGACTTCGGCGGGCGCACCGGTTACGTCCGGGCCGCGCTCAACGCGGGCGTGCCGATCGTGCCGTCGGTGTCGATCGGTGGCCAGGAGAATCAGCTGTTTCTCTCCCGCGGCGAGTGGCTGGCCAAGGCCGTGCGGCTGGACAAGCTTCTGCGGGTGAAGATCCTGCCGATCTCATTCGGCTTCCCGTTCGGGTTCTCGGCCGTGCTGCCGGTCAACCTGCCTCTACCGACGAAGATCGTCACTCAGGTGCTGACGCCGATCGACATCACCGCGGAATTCGGCGAGGACCCGAACGTCGACGAGGTCGATGCCCACGTGCGCCAGGTCATGCAGCGGGCGCTCGACGAGCTCGCGGCCGAACGTCGGCTACCGGTGATCGGCTGA